From Mytilus edulis chromosome 9, xbMytEdul2.2, whole genome shotgun sequence, the proteins below share one genomic window:
- the LOC139488162 gene encoding 2-deoxy-scyllo-inosamine dehydrogenase-like — MQAVVVTKASGSPELKSGIPIPVPGPGEALVKVIRAGICATDLEIIKGYAGFEGIVGHEFIGKVEKVNPESEAGAWIGKRVAGEINVFCNVCDICKSDDYIRKRNHCPDRTVMGIVNKNGTYAEYLTLPLQNLLEIPENVTDLQACFVEPLAAACRILEQGLVSTGYKVAIVGDGKLGLLIAEVMAQQDCHVTIFGRHWDKMNLCPEKITKVLSDGSEELINKYRDCFDVVVEVTGNMGGLMLTSEITRPLGTVVLKTTCASGGTEFNTSPFVVKEIKLIGSRCGPFANAIKYLKDGKIHVDKLITKVYPFKEAITAIEHAGKKGTLKIQLKME; from the coding sequence ATGCAAGCTGTAGTAGTCACAAAAGCTTCGGGAAGTCCTGAATTGAAGTCTGGTATCCCTATACCAGTACCTGGTCCCGGAGAGGCACTTGTTAAGGTTATACGGGCAGGAATATGTGCCACAGACCTTGAAATAATTAAAGGCTATGCAGGCTTCGAAGGAATTGTTGGGCATGAATTTATAGGAAAAGTCGAAAAAGTTAATCCAGAATCTGAAGCAGGTGCTTGGATTGGTAAAAGAGTTGCGGgtgaaataaatgtgttttgtaACGTCTGTGATATTTGTAAAAGTGATGATTATATCAGGAAACGAAATCATTGTCCAGATAGAACAGTCATGGGCATTGTTAACAAGAATGGTACGTATGCCGAGTATCTAACATTGCCGCTACAAAATCTTTTAGAAATACCAGAAAATGTCACCGACCTACAGGCTTGCTTTGTTGAACCTCTTGCTGCAGCTTGTCGAATTTTGGAACAGGGTTTGGTGTCCACGGGATATAAAGTTGCAATTGTTGGAGATGGAAAACTAGGTTTATTAATTGCTGAAGTAATGGCACAACAAGATTGTCATGTTACTATATTCGGTCGACACTGGGATAAAATGAATCTTTGTCCGGAAAAGATTACTAAAGTTTTAAGTGATGGTTCAGAAGAATTAATCAACAAATATCGAGATTGCTTTGATGTGGTTGTTGAAGTGACAGGAAATATGGGAGGTCTTATGCTTACTTCCGAAATAACTCGCCCGCTTGGAACAGTTGTTTTAAAAACCACGTGTGCCTCTGGAGGGACTGAATTTAATACCTCGCCGTTTGTTGTTAAAGAAATTAAGTTGATTGGGTCAAGATGTGGACCATTTGCCAATGccattaaatatttaaaggatGGGAAGATACATGTTGACAAACTTATTACTAAAGTATACCCATTTAAGGAGGCAATCACTGCCATAGAACATGCAGGGAAGAAAGGAACTCTCAAAATACAACTTAAAATGGAATAA